One segment of Nostoc piscinale CENA21 DNA contains the following:
- the btpA gene encoding photosystem I biogenesis protein BtpA has translation MDLYQTFKTRTPIIGVVHLLPLPTSPRWGGSLKAVIDRAEQEATALASGGVDGIIVENFFDAPFTKNQVDPAVVSAMTVVVQRIQNLVTLPIGLNVLRNDAKSAIAIASCVRAQFIRVNVLTGVMATDQGLIEGEAHQLLRYRRELGSDVKILADVLVKHARPLSSPNLTVAVQDTIERGLADAVILSGWATGSPPTQEDLELASGAAKGTPVFIGSGADDWENVATLLQAADGVIVSSSLKRHGRIEQPIDPIRVSQFVEAAHRTWNSKSPSKSTQQIKLHS, from the coding sequence ACACCAATTATTGGCGTAGTTCACCTACTGCCATTACCCACCTCACCCCGTTGGGGAGGGAGCCTAAAAGCCGTAATTGACCGTGCTGAACAAGAAGCAACTGCTCTTGCTAGTGGCGGTGTAGATGGCATTATTGTAGAGAACTTTTTCGACGCGCCATTTACAAAAAACCAAGTTGACCCAGCAGTTGTGAGTGCAATGACTGTGGTAGTGCAAAGGATACAAAATTTAGTAACCTTGCCGATAGGTTTAAATGTATTGCGGAATGATGCCAAAAGTGCGATCGCGATCGCCAGTTGTGTGCGGGCGCAATTTATCCGTGTGAATGTGCTAACTGGAGTCATGGCCACCGACCAAGGATTAATTGAAGGTGAAGCCCACCAATTATTGCGCTATCGCCGAGAATTAGGCTCTGATGTCAAAATTTTGGCAGATGTGCTGGTCAAGCACGCCAGGCCATTAAGTTCGCCCAATTTGACAGTTGCGGTTCAAGACACAATTGAACGAGGTTTAGCAGACGCAGTAATTTTATCTGGTTGGGCAACAGGTAGTCCGCCCACTCAGGAAGATTTAGAACTAGCGAGCGGAGCAGCTAAAGGCACACCAGTATTTATCGGTAGTGGAGCCGACGACTGGGAAAATGTTGCTACACTGTTGCAGGCAGCAGATGGGGTGATAGTTTCCAGTTCCTTAAAACGTCATGGTCGGATTGAGCAACCAATTGATCCGATTCGCGTCAGTCAATTTGTTGAAGCAGCCCATCGTACTTG